One window of Vitis riparia cultivar Riparia Gloire de Montpellier isolate 1030 chromosome 5, EGFV_Vit.rip_1.0, whole genome shotgun sequence genomic DNA carries:
- the LOC117915044 gene encoding chromatin structure-remodeling complex protein SYD isoform X2, protein MASQQNVELEAAKFLHKLIQDSTDEPAKLATKLYVILQHMKSSGKEHSMPYQVISRAMETVINQHGLDIEALKSSRLPSSGGTHVGDSSAARLAGSSSAAGVAKDTQAGLAENEMAKIDAFASSRPPVGPSSAGHDIYQGSVSHKSGGKSFDHESPSSLDTRSANSQSQERRDSANWEKQVNQKDSKKSNAKRKRTDPSPAMEPHVDNPNHPDTRNSVVNPRKGKLMNKVESPGSFSVKSGAAAKIHGGMPSSYPVVEPGFSSSMQFSGSSYDNHALVAKMHKERNMEAFSAMNSSLLEASSGKNAVDAEQWKHGLMRSAVIGAPEKTIEAQMLSGNHGEEESKTLSIGKVLDHEGGTSNTSGNANKMAQGGGANMVTEMSMLRSATFRDAGKSPIPQALPFSGLPFKEQHLKQLRAQCLVFLAFRNNLLPKKLHLEIALGNIYPKEGGITDGPRKELIDHKGKDYSLNEPSNVPEVPVPFGRLSNVRDTERIPPGSSSSGSLLETDSMSKAGENTKIMEDNLTGIAEERRHILAMRRKPEADMHTQEVAESQAFPSTASQPDSSSIMGLSASPHEDNLESSHLQVGRANQASSLMGINRQIQPELINWTGIGNHNDASRGQLPVSAIQHEPLLERKDNTPSQSQSFGDTSVQGNQHSENHLSPFLLRDHWKPVSGMDNDHHKIFQTKEANLLIKHVSRDGCKAVPIDDTTKNGYPYKMVEKSAEQGDEDRPMLVNLPPSPKYTTSEKWIMDQQKRRLHVEQNWLLKEQKTEKKIAACFEKLKGTVSSSEDISAKTKSVIELKKLQLLALQRRLRRDFLNDFFKPIAIELDRLKSFKKHRHGRRIKQLEKFEQKMKEERQKRIRERQKEFFSEIEVHKERLDDVFKFKRERWKSFSKYVKEFHKRKERIHREKIDRIQREKINLLKINDVEGYLRMVQDAKSDRVKQLLKETEKYLQKLGSKLQEAKSMTRHFEVDMDENRTANVVEKNETAVDNEDESDQAKHYLESNEKYYLMAHSIKESIAEQPTCLQGGKLREYQMNGLRWLVSLYNNHLNGILADEMGLGKTVQVIALICYLMETKNDRGPFLVVVPSSVLSGWESEINFWAPSVNKIVYSGPPEERRKLFKERIVHQKFNVLLTTYEYLMNKHDRPKLSKIHWHYIVIDEGHRIKNASCKLNADLKHYQSSHRLLLTGTPLQNNLEELWALLNFLLPNIFNSSEDFSQWFNKPFESNGDNSPDEALLSEEENLLIINRLHQVLRPFVLRRLKHKVENELPEKIERLVRCEASAYQKLLIKRVEENLGSIGSSKARSVHNSVMELRNICNHPYLSQLHADEVDNLIPKHFLPPVVRLCGKLEMLDRLLPKLKATDHRVLFFSTMTRLLDVMEEYLHWKQYRYLRLDGHTSGGDRGALIEQFNQPDSPYFIFLLSIRAGGVGVNLQAADTVIIFDTDWNPQVDLQAQARAHRIGQKRDVLVLRLETVQTVEEQVRASAEHKLGVANQSITAGFFDNNTSAEDRREYLESLLRESKKEEAMPVLDDDALNDLLARSESEIDIFESIDKKRQEAEMATWKKLVGQGMELTPPLPSRLVTDDDLKVFYQAMKIYEESNAGAISNVGVKRKGEYLGGLDTQQYGRGKRAREVRSYEEQWTEEEFEKLCQVDSPESPKLKEEMVETNLPIDSSGPVVATSNTESPAPAPAPAPAAPAPAPAPAPAPSPAPAPAPSPAPAPASAPAPAPPPPPPPSAPSVEPPPQQSKEVTPPSRRGRGRPKRATLDISSAVVHPAPSGAEKLDTGSQKGNVSSFPMASGPHSFPGPTAVKGTSSSMHNVGVGVPAIPPQSLPPVPPGSHITVPDSSVPVQVKGQGRKAQSGGEGPRRRGKKQASVPPAVPDALAGQDPKLNEQSQNKLGDPKLNEPSQNKLGDPKLNEQSHNNTGDSVLTASSFPTTPGPDSVSASTTVKSISGTVQHFGVGIAPSSQAAPPLHLVASDSKSTPPCPPVVTQVKGQGRKTQSGAEAPRRRGRKQALLPPAVPGGLVGEEPANQGSQNKSGDLVGASSGTVSSLPVAPGPTPVSAVKVISGTMHHFGVGIAPSSQPVPPSPSVAPSSQSTPPCPTAPVRVKGQSQKAQSGAGAPRRRGKKQCPIPPGAPDSLAGQVPKSSEKVQSKSGDLLGSKAIAVGSEQEKDSRELANAIQHKACKIPTSNVLAGVDLKSTKQPDYSAQNKKPRISSTTDGIAGQDPKSNERLQYKSGDSLGDEAIALRTEQEETRELTTAIQEQASKGLDLKSTEESEYSAQNKKPRILPTTDSVAGEDPISNEKAQDKSGDSLGNQAIAMRSEQEKETKEVTNAIQEQASKVHSSDVLASTDLKSTEQSENPVQNKHPRSSSITESSADKDPELNEKLQDASGVLLGSQATASRSEQEKELTISVQEQACNIHTSGVLVDMDLKSTEGSYCSAQYKMPASSPTTHDSAGQDPKSNEKLPDKSGYLLETKAISMTSEQENDSQELESTIQEQACKIHGSDVLAGQTLESTEQLNYSAENLKEASSSTTHDCAARLLEKVSVCLEVSEVDASLKSKEETLPTEIQACQNNVDHALESIQTADANDVASLTKKVTSEICSIETKFDVSFASEIGDAPTVSNKTLSEVTKKQSLEDETCSTMPTFVAATPVVDPPVDNDENPSGKEGNAEVEENEDAVLDEALVSKPEVSESHSKVSAGSTGNMTDSEKLIDVSSIMVSNRAVICTVPLRLETLETCSSDVKVDELFVREGGDAPNFPEPRLTFTEVTKNESPKDDRNSTILALEKETPDWDVPVDRHKNQSGKDGDGEEQEDKDPPPVVALVSETEPEITADSVENMVFSSHLIEDNSIMGSNATNVVCKVSPLVYSSETCSSETKVGEPFGNDDGDAPIVPVSSKTVIEVNKNENLEDNSCSTMSTSESEAPVLDLPICNHENQCDDGDTPTVPVSSKTAAEGNKNQSLEDKMHSTMSSLEKAAPVLDLQICSYEKQCVKEGDAKEEEDKGPLLDQTIVSEAKACELESKTTAGSIETMIVAEQIVEEKRSMDEVPTVSSSVGLSETCSSETKISESIGAEGGDNPTLTVSCNTSIEVIKNQSLELKICSEITSEAGAPALDLPAENCESQSEKACIAEIERGNSPDVVDALILESKACEPESKITSGSVENMPESSQPIEKNSILGINVETICSDPLISGQVDDVSCQKSPARDGALVDLSVRASSIQMDSPLVSEDAAEFNDMAKNNLGNRSKPSSEESPKSSPLGIRSFDAPMSSVKTDDVGSPPVDSVVGLLPVDPDDSGICNLDGGVPDEDKLSMVPTEADQCSSKVMSEVAETALEADNIGAIPEVPPIDTASACETVTSHESSQDKCSPKSPCDGSEDKGKLTLEPMDSTIKVGNTELVSKDDGGVQPMAGVEFSESEHDGAHISIKPMAGVECSESEHDGAHNSKDLSETQASSPKVLFNSNDGVSNDFNAEIADPMDVGGVMVEQAPVLEPMHPVTAKSGNTECVPNDAAIEPVMGVESSKDDTDQVCHMDVNLVSPEVPKAELNDPMDVTEAVVMAENIDPQLSLLETQVEETKSSSENGPDGNSSSLEMLEEKMEPSSEKGIVESSSSMETQEENIRDSSEKDLNASLSSLETREEKIEGSSEKDLAGRSPSLETQEEKIEGTAGKDPFEKSSALEVEEDKIEASSD, encoded by the exons ATGGCGTCTCAACAAAATGTTGAGTTGGAGGCAGCAAAGTTTTTACACAAGCTCATTCAAGATTCTACTGATGAGCCTGCAAAATTGGCGACAAAACTCTATGTG ATATTGCAACACATGAAATCAAGCGGGAAGGAGCATTCGATGCCATACCAAGTAATATCAAG GGCCATGGAGACTGTTATCAATCAACATGGTCTTGATATTGAGGCTTTAAAGTCATCACGCCTTCCTTCGAGTGGTGGAACTCATGTAGGAGATTCTTCAGCAGCAAGATTAGCAG GATCATCGTCGGCGGCTGGGGTTGCAAAAGATACCCAAGCAGGCTTGGCTGAAAACGAAATGGCTAAAATTGATGCGTTTGCTTCCAGCAGGCCACCCGTTGGCCCAAGCAGTGCAGGCCATGATATATATCAAGGATCTGTATCCCATAAGAGTGGTGGGAAATCCTTTGATCATGAGAGTCCATCTAGTTTGGACACTAGATCTGCCAACTCACAGTCACAAGAAAGGCGTGATTCAGCAAATTGGGAAAAGCAGGTGAATCAAAAGGATAGTAAAAAATCCAATGCTAAGAGAAAGAGAACAGATCCGTCACCAGCTATGGAGCCACATGTTGACAACCCGAACCATCCTGACACTCGCAACAGTGTAGTTAATCCAAGGAAGGGGAAGCTGATGAACAAGGTGGAATCACCTGGGAGTTTTTCTGTTAAAAGTG GTGCTGCTGCAAAGATTCATGGAGGGATGCCTAGTTCATATCCAGTGGTAGAACCAGGATTCTCAAGTTCAATGCAGTTCAGTGGTTCTTCCTATGATAATCATGCTTTGGTTGCAAAGATGCATAAAGAAAGAAACATGGAGGCTTTTTCTGCTATGAATTCTTCTTTGCTTGAGGCCTCATCTGGTAAAAATGCTGTTGATGCTGAACAGTGGAAGCATGGATTAATGAGAAGTGCAGTAATAGGTGCCCCTGAGAAAACTATAGAAGCTCAGATGTTATCAGGTAATCACGGGGAAGAAGAATCCAAAACACTCTCCATTGGAAAGGTCTTGGATCATGAGGGAGGAACTTCAAATACATCAGGAAATGCAAATAAAATGGCTCAG GGCGGGGGGGCAAACATGGTTACAGAAATGAGCATGCTTAGAAGCGCAACTTTTAGAGATGCTGGAAAATCTCCAATTCCCCAGGCTCTTCCTTTCTCTGGTCTGCCTTTCAAGGAACAACATTTGAAACAGCTAAGAGCACAATGCCTTGTCTTTTTAGCATTCAG aaataatttattgccGAAGAAGTTGCATCTTGAAATCGCACTTGGGAACATCTATCCCAAAGAAG GTGGCATTACAGATGGGCCTCGCAAAGAGCTGATTGACCATAAAGGAAAAGATTATTCTCTGAATGAACCGAGTAATGTTCCTGAAGTCCCAGTGCCATTTGGAAGACTAAGTAATGTTAGGGATACTGAAAGAATTCCTCCAGGTTCCTCATCTAGTGGAAGTCTCCTTGAGACTGACTCCATGTCAAAAGCTGGTGAGAACACAAAAATAATGGAAGACAATCTTACTGGGATTGCAGAAGAAAGAAGACATATTTTAGCTATGAGAAGAAAACCAGAGGCTGACATGCATACTCAGGAGGTGGCAGAATCACAGGCATTTCCATCTACAGCATCTCAGCCTGATTCTTCAAGCATAATGGGTTTATCTGCTAGTCCTCATGAGGACAATTTGGAGAGTAGTCATCTGCAAGTTGGGAGGGCAAACCAAGCCTCTTCTCTAATGGGAATAAATAGGCAGATTCAACCTGAGCTAATTAACTGGACTGGAATTGGGAATCATAATGATGCTTCTAGGGGACAACTCCCAGTTTCTGCTATTCAGCATGAGCCTTTGCTGGAAAGAAAAGACAATACTCCAAGTCAGTCTCAAAGTTTTGGTGACACTAGTGTTCAAGGAAATCAACATTCTGAAAATCACTTGTCTCCATTCTTGCTGAGAGATCATTGGAAGCCTGTGTCAGGAATGGACAATGATCACcacaaaatatttcaaacaaagGAGGCTAATCTGTTGATCAAGCATGTTTCACGAG ATGGATGCAAAGCAGTTCCTATTGATGACACAACAAAAAATGGCTATCCTTATAAAATGGTGGAAAAATCTGCAGAACAAGGAGATGAAGACAGGCCAATGTTAGTTAATTTGCCACCTTCTCCAAAGTACACCACGTCAGAGAAATGGATCATGGATCAGCAGAAAAGAAGACTACATGTTGAGCAAAATTGGTTACTAAAAGAGCAAAAAACTGAGAAAAAAATTGCTGCTTGTTTTGAGAAGTTGAAG GGTACTGTCAGTTCATCTGAAGATATTTCTGCAAAAACCAAAAGTgttattgaattgaaaaagcTTCAACTGTTAGCACTTCAGCGTCGTCTCAGGCG TGATTTTCTGAATGATTTTTTCAAACCAATAGCAATTGAATTGGATCGCTTGAAATCTTTTAAGAAACATAGACATGGTAGAAGGATAAAACAACTTGAAAAGTTTGAGCAGAAAATGAAGGAAGAGCGACAAAAGAGAATTCGGGAGAGACAGAAGGAGTTCTTCAGCGAAATAGAAGTTCATAA GGAAAGACTGGACGATGTGTTTAAATTTAAGAGAGAAAGGTGGAAGAGTTTCAGTAAATATGTAAAGGAATTTCACAAAAGAAAGGAGAGGATACATCGTGAGAAGATAGATAGAATCCAGCGTGAGAAGATTAATCTATTGAAGATCAATGATGTGGAGGGCTATCTGCGAATGGTTCAG GATGCAAAATCTGATCGCGTCAAGCAACTGCTCAAAGAGACTGAAAAATATCTTCAAAAGCTTGGATCCAAACTACAGGAGGCCAAGTCTATGACAAGACACTTTGAGGTTGATATGGATGAGAACCGAACTGCAAATGTTGTTGAGAAGAATGAAACTGCTGTTGACAATGAAGATGAAAGTGATCAGGCAAAG CATTATCTGGAAAGCAATGAAAAGTACTATCTAATGGCTCATAG TATAAAGGAGAGCATTGCTGAGCAGCCAACCTGCCTTCAGGGTGGAAAATTAAGGGA GTATCAAATGAATGGCCTACGGTGGTTGGTTTCGCTATACAATAATCATCTGAATGGGATTCTTGCTGATGAAATGGGCCTTGGTAAAACTGTTCAg GTTATTGCGCTAATTTGTTACCTAATGGAAACGAAAAATGACAGAGGACCTTTTCTGGTGGTGGTACCATCTTCAGTTCTATCTGGATGGGAGTCAGAAATCAACTTTTGGGCCCCTAGTGTAAACAAAATTGTCTATTCTGGGCCTCCGGAGGAGCGACGCAAGCTGTTCAA GGAAAGAATTGTTCATCAAAAATTTAATGTCCTCCTGACCACATATGAGTATTTGATGAACAAGCATGATAGGCCAAAATTAAGCAAAATACATTGGCATTATATTGTAATTGATGAAGGACATCGGATAAAGAATGCTTCTTGCAAGTTGAATGCTGATTTGAAGCATTATCAGAGCTCTCATAGATTGTTGTTAACTGGAACACCACTTCAG AACAATCTTGAGGAACTGTGGGCACTGCTTAACTTCTTGTTGCCAAATATCTTTAACTCATCAGAGGATTTTTCTCAATGGTTCAACAAACCATTTGAAAGTAATGGTGACAATTCACCTGATGAA GCCTTGCTGTCCGAGGAGGAGAATCTTTTGATCATCAACCGCCTTCACCAAGTTCTTCGACCATTTGTACTTCGGAGGCTGAAACACAAG GTTGAAAATGAATTACCTGAAAAGATTGAAAGACTTGTAAGGTGCGAAGCTTCTGCATATCAGAAACTTTTGATCAAGAGGGTAGAAGAAAACCTGGGCTCAATTGGAAGTTCAAAG GCTCGGTCGGTGCACAACTCTGTTATGGAGCTACGTAATATATGCAATCACCCTTACCTTAGCCAGCTTCATGCAGATGAG GTTGACAATTTAATCCCTAAACATTTTCTGCCACCTGTTGTGAGACTTTGTGGGAAGCTTGAGATGTTAGATCGATTACTTCCCAAACTAAAAGCAACCGATCATCGG gttcttttcttttccacaatgaCTAGGCTGCTTGACGTCATGGAGGAATATCTGCACTGGAAACAGTATCGATACCTTCGATTGGACGGACATACATCTGGGGGTGATCGTGGAGCCCTCATTGAGCAGTTCAACCAGCCAGATtctccatattttatttttttgctcaG CATCCGTGCTGGAGGCGTTGGAGTGAATCTTCAGGCTGCTGATACAGTGATCATATTTGACACTGACTGGAATCCTCAG GTTGATCTGCAAGCTCAGGCAAGGGCCCATAGAATTGGCCAAAAGAGGGATGTTCTTGTCCTTCGATTAGAAACA GTCCAAACCGTGGAAGAACAAGTCAGGGCTTCAGCTGAACATAAACTGGGAGTTGCTAATCAGAGTATCACTGCTGGTTTCTTTGATAACAATACAAG TGCAGAAGATAGAAGGGAATACTTGGAGTCGTTGCTGCGGGAGTCTAAGAAAGAGGAAGCTATGCCTGTTTTAGATGATGATGCTCTGAATGATCTCTTAGCCCGCAG TGAGTCGGAGATTGATATATTTGAATCCATTGACAAAAAAAGACAGGAAGCAGAGATG GCAACATGGAAAAAGCTAGTTGGACAGGGAATGGAGCTTACACCTCCCCTTCCTTCTCGCCTTGTAACAGATGATGACTTGAAAGTATTCTATCAAgcaatgaaaatatatgaagaatCAAATGCTGGGGCAATATCTAATGTTGGTGTAAAACGGAAGGGTGAGTATCTTGGGGGCCTTGATACACAACAGTATGGAAGAGGCAAACGAGCAAGAGAG GTGCGTTCCTATGAAGAACAATGGACAGaggaagaatttgaaaaattgtgtCAGGTTGACTCCCCTGAATCTCCCAAACTGAAGGAAGAAATGGTAGAGACAAACTTGCCAATTGATTCCAGTGGGCCTGTGGTGGCCACTAGTAACACAGAATCACCTGCTCCTGCTCCTGCTCCTGCTCCTGCTGCTCCTGCTCCTGCTCCTGCTCCTGCTCCTGCTCCTTCTCCTGCTCCTGCTCCTGCTCCTTCTCCTGCTCCTGCTCCTGCTTCTGCTCCTGCTCCTGCTCCTCCCCCTCCACCACCTCCGTCAGCTCCCTCTGTAGAGCCGCCACCACAGCAAAGCAAAGAGGTAACTCCACCATCTAGACGGGGCCGTGGGAGGCCAAAAAGAGCTACTTTGGACATCTCTTCTGCAGTGGTTCATCCAGCACCTTCAGGAGCTGAGAAACTGGATACAGGGTCTCAGAAGGGAAATGTATCTAGCTTTCCAATGGCTTCTGGTCCTCATTCTTTCCCTGGTCCCACAGCTGTAAAAGGTACCAGTTCGAGCATGCACAATGTTGGTGTGGGAGTCCCTGCTATTCCTCCTCAATCACTTCCTCCTGTTCCTCCTGGCTCTCACATTACTGTACCAGATTCTTCTGTACCTGTGCAAGTTAAGGGACAAGGTcgaaaggctcaaagtggaggAGAGGGACCCAGGCGCAGGGGAAAGAAACAGGCTTCTGTACCACCTGCTGTTCCTGATGCTTTAGCTGGTCAGGATCCGAAATTAAATGAGCAATCACAAAATAAATTGGGTGATCCAAAATTGAATGAGCCATCACAAAATAAGTTGGGGGATCCAAAATTGAATGAGCAATCACATAATAACACTGGGGATTCTGTTCTAACAGCTTCTAGCTTTCCAACAACTCCTGGCCCTGATTCTGTTTCTGCTTCTACTACTGTAAAAAGTATCAGTGGAACCGTGCAACACTTTGGTGTAGGAATTGCTCCTAGTTCTCAGGCAGCACCTCCTCTTCATCTTGTTGCCTCTGATTCTAAATCTACCCCCCCTTGCCCCCCTGTAGTGACCCAAGTTAAAGGACAAGGTCGCAAAACTCAAAGTGGAGCAGAAGCGCCCCGACGTAGAGGAAGGAAACAGGCTTTGTTACCACCAGCAGTTCCTGGTGGCTTAGTTGGTGAGGAGCCAGCGAATCAGGGATCACAGAATAAATCTGGGGACTTAGTGGGAGCAAGTAGTGGAACAGTTTCTAGCTTGCCAGTGGCTCCTGGTCCTACTCCAGTTTCTGCTGTAAAAGTTATCAGTGGAACGATGCATCATTTTGGTGTGGGGATTGCTCCTAGTTCTCAGCCAGTTCCTCCTTCCCCTTCTGTTGCTCCCAGTTCTCAATCTACCCCTCCGTGTCCTACTGCTCCTGTGCGAGTGAAAGGGCAAAGTCAGAAGGCTCAGAGTGGAGCAGGAGCTCCTCGGCGAAGGGGAAAGAAACAGTGTCCAATACCTCCTGGTGCTCCTGATAGTTTAGCTGGGCAGGTTCCAAAATCAAGTGAGAAGGTACAGAGCAAATCGGGGGATTTGTTGGGGAGTAAAGCAATTGCTGTGGGAAGTGAGCAAGAGAAGGATTCTCGGGAACTAGCAAATGCTATCCAGCACAAAGCATGTAAAATCCCTACTTCTAATGTTTTAGCTGGTGTGGATCTGAAATCAACTAAGCAACCAGACTATTCTGCCCAAAACAAGAAGCCAAGAATCTCATCAACAACAGATGGCATTGCTGGTCAGGATCCAAAATCAAATGAGAGGTTGCAGTATAAATCTGGGGACTCATTGGGAGATGAAGCCATTGCCCTGAGAACTGAGCAAGAGGAGACTCGGGAACTGACAACTGCTATCCAGGAGcaagcatctaaaggcttggaTCTGAAATCAACTGAGGAATCGGAGTATTCTGCCCAAAACAAGAAGCCAAGAATCTTGCCCACAACAGATAGTGTTGCTGGTGAAGATCCAATATCAAATGAGAAGGCACAGGATAAGTCTGGAGATTCATTGGGTAATCAAGCTATTGCCATGAGATCTGAGCAAGAGAAGGAGACCAAAGAAGTGACAAATGCTATCCAGGAACAAGCAAGTAAAGTCCATTCTTCTGATGTTTTGGCTAGTACGGATCTGAAATCAACTGAGCAGTCAGAGAATCCTGTCCAAAACAAGCACCCTAGAAGCTCATCAATAACAGAAAGCAGTGCTGATAAGGATCCAGAATTAAATGAGAAGCTACAGGATGCATCAGGGGTTTTGTTGGGGAGTCAAGCCACTGCCAGTAGAAGTGAGCAAGAGAAAGAACTGACAATTTCTGTCCAGGAGCAAGCATGTAATATTCATACTTCTGGTGTTTTAGTTGATATGGATCTCAAATCAACTGAGGGATCTTATTGTTCTGCCCAATATAAGATGCCAGCAAGCTCACCAACAACACATGACAGTGCTGGTCAGGATCCAAAATCAAATGAGAAGCTGCCTGATAAATCTGGGTATTTATTGGAGACTAAAGCCATTTCCATGACAAGTGAGCAAGAGAATGACAGCCAGGAGCTAGAAAGTACTATCCAGGAGCAAGCATGTAAAATCCATGGTTCTGATGTTTTAGCTGGTCAGACTCTAGAATCAACTGAGCAATTGAATTATTCTGCCGAAAACCTGAAGGAAGCTAGCTCATCAACAACCCATGATTGTGCTGCCAGATTGCTGGAAAAAGTTTCTGTATGCTTAGAAGTTAGTGAAGTTGATGCATCTCTGAAATCAAAGGAGGAAACTTTGCCTACTGAAATACAGGCATGTCAAAACAACGTAGACCATGCCTTAGAATCAATCCAAACTGCTGATGCAAATGATGTTGCTTCTCTGACAAAGAAGGTTACTTCTGAGATTTGTTCAATTGAGACTAAATTTGATGTGTCTTTTGCAAGTGAAATTGGGGATGCTCCAACTGTTTCAAATAAGACCTTGTCTGAGGTGACCAAAAAACAGAGCTTGGAGGATGAAACATGTTCAACTATGCCTACTTTTGTAGCTGCAACTCCAGTAGTTGACCCTCCAGTTGACAATGATGAAAACCCATCTGGTAAAGAAGGTAATGCAGAAGTAGAAGAGAATGAAGATGCTGTTCTGGATGAAGCCCTTGTTTCAAAGCCTGAGGTTTCTGAATCTCACAGCAAGGTCTCTGCTGGCTCCACTGGAAATATGACAGATTCGGAAAAGCTTATTGATGTAAGCTCCATCATGGTGAGTAATAGGGCAGTGATTTGCACAGTTCCACTCAGGCTTGAGACGTTGGAAACTTGCTCATCAGATGTTAAAGTTGATGAGTTGTTTGTGCGTGAAGGTGGGGATGCCCCAAATTTTCCAGAACCAAGACTAACCTTTACTGAGGTGACCAAGAACGAAAGTCCAAAGGATGATAGAAATTCAACCATTTTAGCCTTGGAAAAAGAAACTCCAGATTGGGATGTTCCAGTTGACAGGCACAAAAATCAATCTGGGAAAGATGGGGATGGAGAAGAACAAGAAGACAAAGATCCTCCTCCAGTGGTTGCCCTTGTTTCTGAGACTGAGCCTGAGATCACTGCTGACTCTGTTGAAAACATGGTATTTTCTAGTCATCTTATTGAAGACAACTCAATCATGGGGAGCAATGCTACTAATGTTGTTTGCAAAGTTTCTCCCCTAGTCTATTCATCTGAAACTTGCTCGTCAGAAACTAAAGTTGGTGAGCCTTTTGGGAATGATGATGGAGATGCCCCAATTGTGCCTGTATCAAGTAAGACAGTCATTGAGgtgaataagaatgaaaatttggaGGATAATTCATGTTCAACAATGTCAACTTCAGAAAGTGAAGCTCCTGTCTTGGACCTTCCAATTTGCAACCATGAAAATCAATGTGATGATGGAGACACCCCAACTGTACCTGTATCAAGTAAGACTGCTGCTGAGGGGAATAAGAACCAAAGTTTAGAGGATAAAATGCATTCTACCATGTCAAGTTTGGAAAAAGCAGCTCCAGTTTTGGACCTCCAAATTTGTAGTTACGAAAAACAGTGTGTAAAAGAAGGTGATgcaaaagaagaagaggatAAGGGTCCTTTGCTGGACCAGACCATTGTTTCAGAGGCTAAAGCTTGTGAACTTGAAAGCAAGACAACTGCTGGCTCCATTGAAACCATGATAGTTGCAGAGCAGATTGTTGAAGAAAAAAGGAGCATGGATGAGGTTCCTACGGTTTCTTCCTCTGTTGGGCTATCTGAAACTTGCTCATCAGAAACTAAAATTAGTGAATCTATTGGGGCTGAAGGTGGGGATAACCCAACTCTTACTGTGTCATGCAATACCTCTATCGAGGTGATCAAAAATCAAAGTTTGGAGTTGAAAATATGTTCAGAAATCACTTCAGAGGCAGGAGCTCCAGCTTTGGACCTTCCAGCTGAGAACTGTGAAAGCCAATCTGAGAAGGCGTGTATTGCAGAAATAGAAAGAGGCAATAGTCCTGATGTAGTTGATGCCCTTATCTTAGAGTCCAAGGCTTGTGAACCTGAAAGCAAGATAACTTCTGGCTCTGTTGAAAACATGCCAGAATCAAGTCAACCTATTGAAAAGAATTCAATCTTGGGAATTAATGTGGAGACCATTTGCTCTGATCCTCTCATTTCTGGCCAAGTGGATGATGTTTCTTGCCAGAAATCACCTGCTCGTGATGGTGCTCTGGTTGACTTATCTGTGAGAGCTTCTAGCATTCAGATGGATTCACCTTTGGTATCTGAAGATGCTGCAGAGTTTAATGATAtggctaaaaataatttaggaaaCAGATCAAAGCCTTCATCGGAAGAGTCTCCAAAATCTTCTCCTCTAGGTATCAGAAGCTTTGATGCACCTATGAGTTCTGTAAAAACTGATGATGTTGGAAGTCCTCCAGTGGATTCTGTTGTTGGTCTTCTTCCTGTTGATCCTGATGATTCAGGCATCTGTAATTTGGATGGTGGCGTTCCTGATGAGGATAAATTAAGCATGGTTCCTACTGAAGCTGATCAATGCAGCAGTAAAGTTATGTCTGAAGTTGCAGAAACTGCCCTGGAAGCTGATAATATTGGAGCTATTCCTGAAGTACCCCCTATTGATACTGCATCAGCGTGTGAGACAGTCACTTCTCATGAATCTTCTCAAGACAAGTGCAGCCCCAAGTCTCCATGTGATGGAAGTGAAGATAAAGGGAAACTTACATTAGAGCCTATGGACTCTACTATTAAAGTTGGCAACACAGAGCTTGTTTCAAAAGATGATGGCGGAGTTCAACCAATGGCTGGAGTTGAATTTTCTGAGAGCGAGCATGATGGGGCTCACATTTCAATTAAACCAATGGCTGGAGTTGAATGTTCTGAGAGCGAGCATGATGGGGCTCACAATTCAAAAGATCTCTCAGAAACACAAGCATCTTCACccaaagttttatttaattccaATGATGGAGtctcaaatgattttaatgCTGAAATTGCTGATCCAATGGATGTTGGCGGAGTTATGGTAGAACAAGCCCCTGTATTGGAACCCATGCACCCAGTAACTGCCAAGTCTGGCAATACAGAGTGTGTTCCGAATGATGCTGCAATTGAACCAGTAATGGGTGTTGAAAGTTCCAAAGATGACACTGACCAAGTCTGCCACATGGATGTAAATTTGGTCTCGCCAGAAGTTCCTAAAGCTGAATTGAATGATCCAATGGATGTTACTGAGGCTGTAGTTATGGCTGAAAATATAGATCCACAGCTGTCTTTGCTGGAGACACAGGTAGAGGAGACCAAGAGCTCATCTGAAAACGGTCCGGATGGGAATTCATCTTCTTTGGAGATGCTAGAAGAAAAGATGGAACCCTCATCTGAGAAGGGTATAGTTGAAAGCTCTTCTTCGATGGAGACACAGGAAGAAAACATCAGGGACTCATCTGAGAAGGATCTAAATGCGAGCTTGTCTTCCTTGGAGACACGGGAAGAAAAGATCGAGGGATCATCTGAGAAGGATCTAGCTGGGAGATCGCCTTCCTTGGAGACACAGGAAGAAAAAATCGAGGGGACAGCCGGGAAGGATCCATTTGAGAAATCATCTGCCTTGGAGGTAGAGGAAGATAAGATTGAGGCCTCATCCGACTAG